The Schistocerca americana isolate TAMUIC-IGC-003095 chromosome 9, iqSchAmer2.1, whole genome shotgun sequence genome includes the window AATATTTACATTTCTAATTACCTAGCAGAAACTTAAATAATTATATGCGATACACAGAACATTGCTGCACGAAGTACACGAACGCTACTGACAGCTGAAAGCTGCATTGCTGCACGAAGTACACGAACGCTACTGACAGCTGAAAGCTTTCACATTTCAGTCAAATCCGATCCTTTACTGAATCAATGACACAGAATAAGaagcctgcttttgatgtcaaGTAGCATACACAGATCACACAGATTGAGCTCGCTTTGTATTTTATAGTAATCATGGGGCTTTGTACAAAAGCAGTTTTCGAAAAATGGTTATGATACTGTTACAATATAACATTTCTTCGCGTCAAACAGTCGATTGATCACATTTGCCGTACGCTTTCTATTATCATTCCTAAAATACGTATGTCACAGTTCCTTGCTCGGCTCTGTATTAAAATTTACCTGAAGGTGGTTTCCAGCCAGATGGATAATCTGCCTTCGGCTTTGGCTGCGGTACAACTTTTGGCCCCAAAAGTCTTTCTACCCATTGCCATTCCTCGGGTGAGCTGGAGATTTCAAAGCCCGTGTACAATTCCTTGGGGCCTTCCTCGGAACTAGATCTATACGAGGAATTTCTAAATAAGACCTACGAAATaagaatttttttcacaaaacatgCCTCTGCGTTAATCCAAGTTAAACCTGAGATGTCTTAACATATTTATGACAGTTGTATCGGTGATCAATCTGTAACTCATATGTAAATATAGCAATATTATTGTATTTAAAACATAAAGACTTCGGAAAGAAAGTAATATATTACCATGCGAAGGGAGGGTGACGTTTTAAGGCGACTGACATCTCGATAAAGACCATAATGCCCGCACAAACAAGAGTTTGGCGTAAATAGCGTAGTACAGCTCCTAATACCCACTCTGAGGGCTGCCATATTCGTGTTAGGGGTGTTACGCTTAGCGTCGTCATTCTTTTTGCTTTAGTCCAACATGGATGTAGGGCGCAAGTGCACAGTGCAGCATCGTACGCGCTAATGTTTCGTTTAAATCCCCTAAATCTCAAGTAATACATTGATTTTTGTGTTTATTGTGAACTTTAGTCTAGCATGCGGATTAAAATCATCCGACAGAGTGTGTAACTTTATGTAGTACAGTGAAATTCTTGATAATATATGTCTCTCGCAAGCTACGTGATTTTCTTCGCATAGGTGGCGCTAAATAACATGAAACAGGGAAGGTGATAGCGGTGTGTGTTCCCTATGCCTATATTTCAAAACGTTTTTTCGTGAAGTATATGAAATAGGCACTTGAATTTTAATGTTTCGAATGCAAAAAGAGGTATGTACATTCTACTGAAATGAACAATTTGAGACTTCGCAGCAGTGAAATGCACGAAAACATACTTCAAAAATTAGTGAAATTCGGGACTTTGCGTTCGTGTTTTGTTTGTCAATTAGTaaagtttttgtgttgccttacCCTTTAAGGTGTCTTTGTCATTGACTACTTGTGCTGCGGGAGTAAAGCTTGGATCACTATGAAAcaataaaactaaattaaaaagtTGTGCATTATTAACGATTAGTTGCTTGACGAATTGCCCTGCATGCATATTTAGCACTTTCGTAGTTGTAATGTGGAAACTTAGTGGCTTGACAATAAACTGTAGTATGTATGGacgaccatttttttaaaaattgatgatACGGAAAATTTATAAAACCGTCAAATGAAACCGTAGGAAATCCCTCTGGCTGTTCTTCGCGCGGgtataatatttatttacatttttttagaATATAATTTACAGACTTATCATATCTTTCCTCCGTCACATAATTTGTCTCCTTCTGTTTAATGTCGTGGCTAAACGAAACTCTATTCTTCCCATAAAAATTATGCTTTTCTAAAAATGCCCTGTACAGTAATTGCAAATTATTGTAAATCTTGTCATCTCACTTGCTCAGTGTCCTATTTCTTCTGAAGTTTGGCGTTTCGGAATTTTCGCTGTGTGAGAAACAGCTGCTTAGTTAAAACTGTTATTTTTCTCGTCATTGGACCTGAGAATGT containing:
- the LOC124551378 gene encoding probable 39S ribosomal protein L49, mitochondrial; amino-acid sequence: MAALRVGIRSCTTLFTPNSCLCGHYGLYRDVSRLKTSPSLRMVLFRNSSYRSSSEEGPKELYTGFEISSSPEEWQWVERLLGPKVVPQPKPKADYPSGWKPPSDAALSLPYFVKRNKNYMLPVYLNIQFRGQRRITVVRNIQGDIWLMERELREHLESVVKKPVITMVHEVCCLIKIKGDVYLPVEQWLYQKGF